A DNA window from Bos javanicus breed banteng chromosome 10, ARS-OSU_banteng_1.0, whole genome shotgun sequence contains the following coding sequences:
- the LOC133255178 gene encoding olfactory receptor 10G2, with the protein MGKTSNTSLDTVVTDFILLGLSHPPRLRILLFLLFFIIYILTQLGNLLILLTVWADPKLHTRPMYILLGVLSFLDMWLSSVIVPRLILDFTPASKRIPFGGCVAQLYFFHFLGSTQCFLYTLMAYDRYLAICQPLRYPTLMNGRLCTILVAGAWVAGSVHGSIQATLTFCLPYCGPNQVDYFICDIPAVLRLACADTTVNELVTFVDIGVVAASCFMLILLSYANIVHAILQIHTADGRRRAFSTCGSHLTVVTVYYVPCIFIYLRAGSKSPLDGAVAVFYTVVTPLLNPLIYTLRNQEVKSALKRLASGRGAGSENK; encoded by the coding sequence atgggaaagactagcaacaCATCCCTGGACACTGTGGTGACAGATTTCATTCTCCTGGGCTTATCTCACCCCCCGAGGCTGAGGATTctcctcttcttgctcttcttcatCATTTACATCCTGACTCAGCTGGGCAACCTCCTCATTTTGCTCACTGTGTGGGCTGACCCAAAGCTCCACACTCGCCCCATGTACATTCTCCTGGGCGTGCTCTCATTCCTGGACATGTGGCTCTCCTCTGTCATCGTTCCTCGGCTAATATTGGATTTTACTCCCGCCAGCAAGAGAATCCCATTTGGTGGCTGTGTGGCTCAactgtatttctttcatttcctggGCAGCACTCAGTGCTTCCTCTACACCTTGATGGCCTATGACAGGTACCTGGCAATATGCCAGCCCCTGCGCTACCCCACGCTCATGAATGGGAGGTTATGCACCATCCTTGTGGCTGGAGCTTGGGTGGCTGGCTCTGTTCATGGGTCCATCCAGGCCACCCTGACATTCTGCCTGCCCTACTGTGGGCCCAACCAGGTGGATTACTTTATCTGTGACATCCCTGCAGTATTGAGACTGGCCTGTGCAGACACAACTGTCAATGAGCTTGTGACTTTTGTGGACATTGGGGTAGTGGCCGCCAGTTGCTTCATGTTAATTCTGCTCTCCTATGCCAACATAGTCCACGCCATCCTGCAGATACACACTGCTGATGGGCGGCGCcgagccttctccacctgtggctcccacctAACCGTGGTCACAGTCTACTATGTCCCCTGTATTTTCATCTACCTTCGGGCTGGCTCCAAGAGTCCCCTGGATGGGGCAGTGGCTGTGTTTTACACTGTTGTCACTCCATTACTGAACCCCCTCATCTACACACTGAGGAACCAGGAAGTGAAGTCCGCTCTGAAGAGACTAGCCTCAGGTAGAGGGGCTGGGAGTGAAAATAAGTAA
- the LOC133255180 gene encoding olfactory receptor 10G2-like, with protein MGKTSNTSLDTVVTDFILLGLSHPPRLRILLFLLFFIIYILTQLGNLLILLTVWADPKLHTRPMYILLGVLSFLDMWLSSVIVPRIILNFTPASKRIPFGGCVAQLYFFHFLGSTQCFLYTLMAYDRYLAICQPLRYPTLMNGRLCTILVAGAWVAGSVHGSIQATLTFRLPYCGPNQVDYFFCDIPAVLRLACADTTVNELVTFVDIGVVATSCFMLILLSYANIVHAILQIHTADGRRRAFSTCGSHLTVVTVYYVPCIFIYLRAGSKSPLDGAVAVFYTVVTPLLNPLIYTLRNQEVKSALKTLASGRGAGSENK; from the coding sequence atgggaaagactagcaacaCATCCCTGGACACTGTGGTGACAGATTTCATTCTCCTGGGCTTATCTCACCCCCCGAGGCTGAGGATTctcctcttcttgctcttcttcatCATTTACATCCTGACACAGCTGGGCAACCTCCTCATTTTGCTCACTGTGTGGGCTGACCCAAAGCTCCACACTCGCCCCATGTACATTCTCCTGGGCGTGCTCTCATTCCTGGACATGTGGCTCTCCTCTGTCATCGTTCCTCGGATTATTCTAAACTTTACTCCCGCCAGCAAGAGAATCCCGTTTGGCGGCTGTGTGGCTCAactgtatttctttcatttcctggGCAGCACTCAGTGCTTCCTCTACACCTTGATGGCCTATGACAGGTACCTGGCAATATGCCAGCCCCTGCGCTACCCCACGCTCATGAATGGGAGGTTGTGCACCATCCTTGTGGCTGGAGCTTGGGTGGCTGGCTCTGTTCATGGGTCCATCCAGGCCACCCTGACATTCCGCCTGCCCTACTGTGGGCCCAACCAGGTGGATTATTTTTTCTGTGACATCCCTGCAGTATTGAGACTGGCCTGTGCAGACACAACTGTCAATGAGCTTGTGACTTTTGTGGACATTGGGGTAGTGGCCACCAGTTGCTTCATGTTAATTCTGCTCTCCTATGCCAACATAGTCCATGCCATCCTCCAGATTCACACTGCTGATGGGCGGCGCcgagccttctccacctgtggctcccacctAACCGTGGTCACAGTCTACTATGTCCCCTGTATTTTCATCTACCTTCGGGCTGGCTCCAAGAGTCCCCTGGATGGGGCAGTGGCTGTGTTTTACACTGTTGTCACTCCATTACTGAACCCCCTCATCTACACACTGAGGAACCAGGAAGTGAAGTCTGCTCTGAAGACACTAGCCTCAGGTAGAGGGGCTGGGAGTGAAAATAAGTAA